The Candidatus Schekmanbacteria bacterium genome includes the window ATGGCTCAGACAATTCCTTCTCATTAAGATGGGAAGTTGATACTGAGTCAATTTTCAGTAAAGGTTGCAGACAATGCCACAACAATGTCGACAATTGAGGAAGAAGGGGTCAAGTCTGCTTTTGGCTTTTCTCTATTGTTCCATCTATTCAGCCAAAAATCGGTGCCAATAAATTAAAAGGTACATAGAAGAACGTAAATTGCCGAAGGGGGGACTCGAACCCCCAAGGGATTGCTCCCACTAGACCCTGAACCTAGCGTGTTTGCCAATTTCACCACTTCGGCATTAATCTTTCATTGATTGCATAGAAAAGGTAAAGATTTTTTTCTTCTTTGTCAACATCAGGTTCAAATAGATTTTGAGAAATTCAAAATAAACCTTTTTAATTTCTAAGTTTATTACAGCCAAATCTCCAATCTTAGCTCTGCTGGAGATGACACAATAATATTATGCAGTCCTAAATATCCGACTTCGAATAGAAAACCCAAACTGTCCTTCAAAGTATGTCTTACAAGTACAAGAATTTGATTTATTCTACCTATCCTTCTTTTTAAAAAAAAGCCGAAAGCGTTGTGAAGCAAAAAGTTCCCTTTCCGAGGAAGATTCCAATAAATCTGACGAGTTTAGAGTTTCAGCAAACAGATCTTTTTAGAGAAATAGGCGTTAGCTTTGTAATACCTCAAAATAACTATTTTATATTTTAATCAAATAAAGTTGTTCCTCTGCTAACCTCAAAATCAATACTGTTGTGCAATGGATATAAAAAGGAAAAGAAAAAATTAACAGCATAACTATTTGATAATATTGAGAAAAAGCAATAGAAAAGCCAAAAGCAGACTTGACCCCTTTTTACTCATATCGGAGGGCGTCGATAGGATTCAGACTCGAAGCCCGCTTTGCAGGGTAAAACCCAAAGAATATCCCCACTCCTGCGGAAAAACCAAAGGCAAGAATAATCGCAAAGGGAGAAATTATTGTAGGCCAATCAAAATAGTTGGATACTCCCACTGAAATTGCAATTCCAAAGATAGTTCCTATTACTCCGCCAATAAATGAAAGTACAACAGATTCCATCAAAAATTGCAAAAGTATATCGCGCTGTTTAGCTCCTATTGCCATTCTTATTCCTATTTCACGAGTGCGCTCGGTAACTGAAACAAGCATTATGTTCATTATTCCGATACCGCCAACGAGCAAAGATATAGATGCAATAGCTCCTAACAAAATCGATGATATATTCGCAGCTTTTGTTGCAATGCCAGTCATTTCAGCAAAGTTCATCACCAAGAAATCGGGTTCTTTATTTTTCCCAATGTTGTGCCTTTGGAGCAAGAGATTATTGATCTGTTCCTCTGCATCATCGACTTTATTCTGCGATACAGCTTTTACCATTATCAAGTTGATAACCCCGGGCAGTAAGGAGCCAAAAACTCTCTGTTGCGCCGTAGTCAAAGGAATATAGATTATGTCATCTTGGTCCTGCCCCATCAAGGATTGTCCCTTCATTTTAAGTGTTCCTATAACCTTAAAAAGGACACGATTTATTCTAATTGTCTTGCCCACAGGATTTTCGCCAAAAAAAAGATTATCAGCAACAGTTTTACCGATGACGCATCTTTTCGTTGCTCCTTCCACATCTGCATAAGTGAAAAACTTGCCTTCATCGATTTCCCATTCACGAATGGCAAAGATTTCTGGGAAGGTTCCCATTACTATCGTATTCCAATTTTCATTTCCATAAACTACCTGCGCCGTTCCCCTTACAATTGGCGCAACCATCTTGACAGCTGAACATTCTTCACCAATCGCAATGGCATCATCCAAAGTCAAAGAAAGATGGGTCCCCATTCCCATTCTTGTGCCACCGCTCGTTCGCGATCCCGGCCGCACCATCAAAAGATTTGAACCTATGCTTTCAATGGATTCAGCAAGTTTGGCTTTTGCACCGTTTCCTATTACGATCATAGCGATGACGGCACAAACACCTATTATGATTCCAAGAATTGTCAAAAAAGAGCGAACTTTATTTACCATCAACGCTCTCAAAGCAACCTTTATATTTACCCACAAATCCATTTTTTTTAGTCATCTCCCCACAAAACTGTTCCTTCCTCTTTAACCCGAGCTCCTTCATCTGAAATTATTTTTCCATCACTAAAAACAATCCTTCTTTGAGCATATGCGGCAATATCTGATTCATGCGTCACCATTACGATAGTTATTCCTTTATCTTTGTTCAAAGATGTAAATATTTCCATTATTTCTCTACTTGTTTTTGTGTCGAGATTTCCTGTTGGCTCATCAGCAAGAATAAGCGATGGATTATTGACTAATGCCCTTGCAATAGCAACTCTTTGTTGTTGACCTCCTGAAAGTTGATTGGAAAAATGAAAAGCCCTTTTCTCTATTCCCATATCTTGAAGAGCTTTCAATGCCCGCGCTCTTCTTTCCTTTGAAGAAATTCCGCTATAAATCAAAGGGAGTTCAACATTTTCTACTGCAGTGGTTCTGCTCAACAAATTGAAACCTTGAAACACAAAACCGATTCTTTTGTTTCTAAGTTCTGCCAATTCATTGGGAGATAGTCGACTTGTGTCTTTTCCCTCAAAATAGAATTTGCCTTCTGTTGGCACATCCAGACATCCAAGGATATTCATAAAAGTGGATTTGCCAGAACCGGAAGCTCCTAAAATCGCAACAAATTCACCCTTATCGACTCCTAAATCTATTCCATTCAATGCCCAAACATATTCGTCGCCAACAGGATATGCTTTTTTTAGATTCTTAACCTCTATAAACATCGATTGTTTTTCCGATTAAATTCAGCGCTCAATCTTCATAGATGGCATCTATTACCAGTTTATCGCCTTCTGATATTTCGCCTTCTACAAGCTCTGTATATTGGCTGTTGCTGATACCTGTCTTTACTTCAACCCTTTTTATTTCCCTTTCTGATACAAGTTTCCAAACTCCTCTCGAAATATATTTCTTATAATTTTCATTTCGTCTCATCTTTTCCTTTTCTTCACGAGGCATAAACCTCAAAGCGGCATTCGGTATTCTCAACACATTATCTTTTACACCGGTAGTTATGTTTACATTCGCTGTCATCCCGGGTTTTAAAATCAAGTCCGAATTATCAACATCTATAATTACTACATAAGTGACTACATTCTGCACTGTTTGAGGAGAAATCCTTATCTGCGATACTTTACCATTGAAGACTCTGTCTGGATAAGCATCAACAGTAAACTCTACATCTTCCCCAACTTTGACTCTCCCAATATCTGCCTCATCAACATTTGTTTCAATCTGCATAACAGAAAGGTCCTTTGCCGCAAGAAAAAGAGTGGGAGTTTGAAGGCTTGCCACAATGGTTTGTCCCACATCGACATTTCTCGATACGATTATTCCGTCAACTGGTGAAATGATATTTGTATATTTTAGGTTTGTTTCTGCTTCTTCAAGATTAGCTTTTTGCTGTTCAACTTGAGCACGCGAAACTTCAACTTGGGCAAGGGCAGAATCATATGCATTTTGTGCCGAATCGAGTTCCTGATCTGATGCAAAACCGGCTTCATTGAGGGCTTTTATCCTCTTGAGCTTGAGCTCAGCATCTCTCAAAAGCACTTCGTTTTTTTCAAGATTATTCTTTGCAAGCCGCAGATTGTATCTTGCCTGATCAACACGCGCCTGAAAAAGCTGTGGGTCAATTTTTGCAAGAAGCTGTCCCTTCTTGACCCTGCTGTTATAATCGACATAAATTTCACTAACCTTTCCTGACACTTGACTTCCAATTATTACCAATGCTTTGGGATTCACAGTGCCTGTTGCAGTTACTTTTTGGATGATTTTTCCACGCGTTACAGGCGCCGTAATATACTCTACATTGTATTCCTTCGGCGGCTTAAAAAAATAATAAGCGCCTACTAGTACTGCTAAGGCAATAATCAAACTGAACAAAAGCGTTTTCCTTTTCATCAATTAAAATCTCCTAATCATTAAAAAATGCAAATAAATAATTTTAACAACAATCCGAAAATGCAATATTCATCTGCTTAAACAAAAAATTATACGAAAAATCAAGCAGTTTTAAGGTGAAGCTATTTCCCCTCAAATGAGCGCTCACTTCCATCAATAGAAGAATCTTTTTTGAGATTTTTAATACATCTGTGAGTCAGGCCTTCATCAAGGTCAAATGATGAATCTCTTCATAGCGAAATCAACTCTTCAATCACATCGGATAATTACTTTCATAGGTGGAATCAAGATTTAGACAATCAAAAAAAGTTATGGTAAAAGAAGATTATAGTTTTTTCAATTTATCAAGGTCTTCATCTCTACCAAGAAGTATAAGAATATCGCTGTCTTTAATAACAAAGGATGCAGGAGGGATAAGATTAAACCTTTCAGGGACAACTTCTTTGATGGCAATTATCTGCACATTATACTTAGCCCTTACATCGAGCTCCTTTATACTTTTGCCTATGAATGCTTTTGGAGCTCCAAGCTCAATCACACTATAACCCGTTGCAAGCTCCAAACTGTCAAGCACTCCGGGAAAACTTAAACTGTTGGCGACATTGATTCCCATATCCCTTTCAGGGAATAGGACCTGCTTTGCGCCAATTAGAGAGACGACTTTCCCATGTGCTTCATTCTGCACGCGTACGACTATCTCTTTACAGCCAAGTTCCTTCAAGTAAAGAGTTGTCAAGATGCTTTTGCTCAAATCACTTCCAATTGTCAGCACGACGACATCCATCTTGTTTAGTTCAAGGCCTTCAAGGACTTCTTTGTTGCTGGCATCAGCAACGATGGCATGAGATACTTCATCCTTTATGCTTTCAATTTTAGTCCTGTTGTAATCGATTACTGTCACTTCACAGCCATTCTTCATAAGCTGAAGCGCAGCATGATATCCAAAATCACTCAATCCTATAACTGCAATGTGTCTCATCTCTCTAAATCCCTATCCAATCATAACATCTTCGTCAGGGTAAGATATCTTAGACCTTTTAACTCTCTCACTTAAAACAACGGCAAGAGTTAGAGGACCTATCCTTCCCAAAAACATTGTCAATATTATTAACAGTTTCCCTGCGTATGTCAATTGCGGAGTGATGCCCACCGACAAACCTACTGTGCCAAAGGCGCTGACAGTCTCAAAAAAAACATCAAATATCCGCCCTTCACTTCCACGATGCGGAATACCGCCATACTCCGAGATCGTAACAAGCATAGTAATAATGACAATCAGGACCATCCCCAATATTACGAGAGTCAAAACCTTATTGATGGATGATTGTTTTATTCGCCTTTCATACAAAAGCACAGAATCTTCCCCGCGAATCTTCGAAATAGCTGAAAAAAGAAGAATCCCGAAAGAAGTGGTTTTTATGCCTCCTCCTGTAGAGCCCGGTGATGCACCAATAAACATCAATATTACAAACAAAAAAAGAGTGGAATCAGTCAAAGATGACATGTCAACTGTATTGAATCCTGCAGTGCGCGGTGTTATCGATTGAAACAAAGATAAAAGAACTTTGTCATAGAAAGGCAAACCTTTCAAAACATTTGACCATTCAAAAACCATAAATCCCATAAAGCCAATTATTAGAAGCCAAAGCGTAATTGTCAGTACGAGTTTTGTATGAAGCGAAAATTTCCTAAATCTGAAGTCTTTCAATGAAACAATCTTCTCATAAAGTTCATAAATTACAAAAAAACCAATTCCTCCAAGAAAAATAAGAGCGCATATTACAACATTTATGATTGGGTCGAACCGGTAAGA containing:
- a CDS encoding FtsX-like permease family protein, whose translation is MDLWVNIKVALRALMVNKVRSFLTILGIIIGVCAVIAMIVIGNGAKAKLAESIESIGSNLLMVRPGSRTSGGTRMGMGTHLSLTLDDAIAIGEECSAVKMVAPIVRGTAQVVYGNENWNTIVMGTFPEIFAIREWEIDEGKFFTYADVEGATKRCVIGKTVADNLFFGENPVGKTIRINRVLFKVIGTLKMKGQSLMGQDQDDIIYIPLTTAQQRVFGSLLPGVINLIMVKAVSQNKVDDAEEQINNLLLQRHNIGKNKEPDFLVMNFAEMTGIATKAANISSILLGAIASISLLVGGIGIMNIMLVSVTERTREIGIRMAIGAKQRDILLQFLMESVVLSFIGGVIGTIFGIAISVGVSNYFDWPTIISPFAIILAFGFSAGVGIFFGFYPAKRASSLNPIDALRYE
- a CDS encoding ABC transporter ATP-binding protein, encoding MFIEVKNLKKAYPVGDEYVWALNGIDLGVDKGEFVAILGASGSGKSTFMNILGCLDVPTEGKFYFEGKDTSRLSPNELAELRNKRIGFVFQGFNLLSRTTAVENVELPLIYSGISSKERRARALKALQDMGIEKRAFHFSNQLSGGQQQRVAIARALVNNPSLILADEPTGNLDTKTSREIMEIFTSLNKDKGITIVMVTHESDIAAYAQRRIVFSDGKIISDEGARVKEEGTVLWGDD
- a CDS encoding efflux RND transporter periplasmic adaptor subunit; amino-acid sequence: MKRKTLLFSLIIALAVLVGAYYFFKPPKEYNVEYITAPVTRGKIIQKVTATGTVNPKALVIIGSQVSGKVSEIYVDYNSRVKKGQLLAKIDPQLFQARVDQARYNLRLAKNNLEKNEVLLRDAELKLKRIKALNEAGFASDQELDSAQNAYDSALAQVEVSRAQVEQQKANLEEAETNLKYTNIISPVDGIIVSRNVDVGQTIVASLQTPTLFLAAKDLSVMQIETNVDEADIGRVKVGEDVEFTVDAYPDRVFNGKVSQIRISPQTVQNVVTYVVIIDVDNSDLILKPGMTANVNITTGVKDNVLRIPNAALRFMPREEKEKMRRNENYKKYISRGVWKLVSEREIKRVEVKTGISNSQYTELVEGEISEGDKLVIDAIYED
- a CDS encoding TrkA family potassium uptake protein, with translation MRHIAVIGLSDFGYHAALQLMKNGCEVTVIDYNRTKIESIKDEVSHAIVADASNKEVLEGLELNKMDVVVLTIGSDLSKSILTTLYLKELGCKEIVVRVQNEAHGKVVSLIGAKQVLFPERDMGINVANSLSFPGVLDSLELATGYSVIELGAPKAFIGKSIKELDVRAKYNVQIIAIKEVVPERFNLIPPASFVIKDSDILILLGRDEDLDKLKKL
- a CDS encoding Trk family potassium uptake protein, which encodes MLTPSRIIIIFFIFLIGIGTLSLFFLTNSFGKDISFVDSLFTATSASCVTGLVVLNTGADFPFISQLVILLLIQAGGLGIVTFSAVYIFAFGQRANYEMREVSRMSYTPGSKVKIGGVLKTIAIYTAIIELAGAILLFLRWQSDYPFFDALWYSFFHSISAFCNAGFSLFKESFISYRFDPIINVVICALIFLGGIGFFVIYELYEKIVSLKDFRFRKFSLHTKLVLTITLWLLIIGFMGFMVFEWSNVLKGLPFYDKVLLSLFQSITPRTAGFNTVDMSSLTDSTLFLFVILMFIGASPGSTGGGIKTTSFGILLFSAISKIRGEDSVLLYERRIKQSSINKVLTLVILGMVLIVIITMLVTISEYGGIPHRGSEGRIFDVFFETVSAFGTVGLSVGITPQLTYAGKLLIILTMFLGRIGPLTLAVVLSERVKRSKISYPDEDVMIG